One Chryseobacterium tructae genomic window, TTCATGTCCACCTAACACATTAATATGGTGCCTGCCAAACCTCTTATCATAGGTAAGAATATTACTGGTGGTATAGGAAAGCGTTCTGCTATTGGTCTTTCTTACAGATCCTCCGGTCTCTTTCCTTGGCCAAGAAGCGGATTCGTATAATAATGTTCATTATAGTTCACCAAATCAACAGAAAAGCTTGATCTAAATTTCAATTCCGGAAGGAATGTTAATTCCATAAAACCTTTTCCTGAAAAGTTATCAATCTTATTTTCATTCTTATCCAATGGTAAGCTTGCCGCTAAATTCTGATTCTGAAGTGCTGCCGTAGGTCTGTATCTCCCAAAATCATATACTTTGTTTCCGTCAGCGTCTAATACGTAAGAACCGTCAGGATTTCTTTCAAGTATGGATAGAAAGATGGAATCGCTCTCGCAGCCTGAATAATATTGCTTGCCTTAGAATCTGAAGAACTCGGAGCCTGCTGAATACTGTTGGTATAACTTAGGTTCACCCCAACATTCAGCCACTTTTTAACTTCTGAATTAATCTTTAACCTTGTATTATATCTTTTAAACCCTGACTCAATCGCCATTCCTTTATCGTCCAAATATCCTAATGAAAAGAAATAATTGCTTTTCTCACTTCCACCACTGATATCAAGATCTACCTGATTTCTGGAAGCCACTCTTTGTAAAACATCTCTCCAGTCATCATTCCATAAAGCTCTTGCTCCCGGTAATAACTTTCCGTCAGTGCCTATTGGTTTTGGATAATTAGCTCCATAAGGATTAATCCCTAAATTAGAAATAATATTATCCGTCGCCATCTGCGCTGCCTGCTGAGCTGAAATTGAACCAGACTGATATCCGTTTCTCATTGCCTCCCAGTATAATTGGAAATACTGATCAGTATTTACTTGTTCATAGTCTTTTACTGCTCTGCCTGAGAATCCCTGACTTATATTAAAGTTGACTCTTGCTTCACCTTTTTTACCAGACTTTGTAGTAACGATAATAATTCCGTTTGCCCCTCTTGAACCATACAAAGCACTTGCAGTGGCATCTTTTAGTACACTGATGGATTCTATATCATTAGGACTGATTCCATTGATATTTCCATCAAAAGGAATTCCATCTACAACATATAGAGGTTCACTGGAAGCACTTACCGAGCCTACTCCTCTGATTCGGATGGTAGCGGTAGCTCCAGGCTGCCCTGAAGCACCCGTAACCTGAATTCCGGGAACTTGTCCTTCTAATGCTTTCGTAACATTGGTTACGGGTCTGTTATTGATTTTATCGCTGGAAATTGTTGCTACTGATCCGGTATAGCTGTTTCTTTTTGCCTTTCCATAGGCTACTACAACCACTTCATCAATTTCTTTTTCTCTAAGAGTATCTTTTTTAGGTTTGGAATTCTGTCCGTTTACACTTACCACCCCTAGAAAAAAGGCAGCAACTGACGGAATCCAAATTTTAGAATTGAATAAATTTTTACTAATCATAATCAATTTTGTTTACCATATATTAAAATTTTGCCCTTTACCGAAAAGTCAGCAAAGGGCATCGATAAATACGATAAACCAAATGCTTATTTTTCCTTTAAAGGCTGAATGTAACACCTTACACAATGCAGGTTGTCAAGACTTCGTAGGGTCAGTTCCCTCCATCTTTCTTTATAAGCCGATCGAAATATGGTTGCAAAGCTATAAACTTTTAGTCTATAAAACAAGTAGACTTATAGATTTTCATGATAATTTTTCAAAAATTAACATAAGTTTTTATTAAAACCCTCCACAAAAAGGAATTATAACGATTATCATTTTATTAAACATGACAAATATCATTATCAATACTATAATTACAAAAACACAAGAGATTCTAAAGTTTTTAACCTTTAATTGAAAAAACTTTTTAATTTTATAGAATGAAAGTTTTGATTATAAATGGGCCAAACCTAAATCTTTTAGGAACCCGGGAACCTGAGATCTACGGAAATATTTCTATGGAAACATATCTGGAAAACTTAAAATCTGAGTTTCACACTCATGAATTAAGTTATTATCAATCCAATATTGAAGGCGAACTGATCAACAGGCTTCAGGAAGATGATTTTGATGCTGTTGTAATTAATCCAGGGGCTTTTACCCATTATTCTTATGCGATCGCTGACTGTCTGAAGAATATTAGAAAGCCAAAAATAGAAGTTCATATCAGCAATATTTATAAAAGGGAGGAATTCAGACAGAAATCCGTTACAGCAGCCAATACCGATGCCGTTTTATCCGGATTTGGGATGGATGGATACAGATTGGCAATCCTGAGTTTGAAATAATCAAATCATGAATCTTCAGATTTTATAATATATAAATATTTTGCTCGCAGATTTAGCAGATTACGCAGATCTTATTTTTATAGGGTTTCATATTTTTCCCCAAACATCTGTAAAATCAGCTTAATCAGCGAGAGTAAAAATAAAAAAGCCTCATCAATGATGAGGCTTTCTATTTGTACTTTATCTGATTAGATAGTTTGCTCTTGCAATTGAGGTCCTGAAGGGATTAGTCTCTTCCCTTCTTCAGTACCGCAATACTGTTCGAAGTTTTTGATATATCTTGAAGCAAGATCTTTTGCTTTTTCTTCCCATTCTGAAGTATTTTCGTACGTATCTCTAGGATCAAGGATACCTGTAGAAACGTTTGGAAGTTCAGTAGGAATCTCAAGGTTCATGATTGGAACCTGAGTTTTAGGAGCGTTATCGATAGATCCGTCAATGATTGCATCAATGATTGCTCTTGTATCTTTTAGAGAAATTCTCTTACCAGTACCATTCCATCCTGTATTTACTAAATAAGCTTTAGCTCCGTGTTCTTTCATTTTTCCGATCAATGTTTTAGAATACATTGTTGGGTGTAATGTAAGGAACGCTTCTCCAAATGCCGGAGAGAAAGATGGCTGAGGTTCAGTAATTCCTCTTTCAGTCCCTGCTAATTTAGAAGTATAACCGCAAAGGAAGTGGTATTGAGCCTGATCTTCGTTCAGGATAGAAACCGGAGGAAGTACTCCGAATGCATCTGCTGAAAGATAAACGATTTTCTTCGCATGACCAGCCTTAGATGGTAATACAATTTTGTTGATATGATAGATTGGATAAGAAACTCTTGTGTTTTCAGTGATAGACCCGTCAGTATAATCTGCTTGTCCATTGTTCACTACAACGTTTTCAAGAAGTGCATCTCTTTTGATCGCTCTGAAGATATCCGGTTCTTTTTCTTCTGATAGGTCGATTACTTTAGCGTAGCATCCTCCTTCATAGTTGAATACTCCGTTATTATCCCATCCGTGCTCGTCATCACCGATAAGGTACCTTTTCGGATCTGCTGACAACGTAGTTTTTCCTGTTCCTGAAAGACCAAAGAATAAAGCTACATCACCTTTCTCACCTACGTTTGCAGAACAGTGCATAGAAGCCATACCTTTTAATGGAAGGTAATAGTTCATCATTGCAAACATACCTTTCTTCATCTCACCGCCATACCAAGTACCACCAATGATTTGAAGTTTTTCAGTAAGGTTGAACATGACAAAGTTTTCAGAATTCAATCCTTGAGCTTCCCAGTTAGGATTTGTTGTTTTGGAACCGTTGATTACTGTGAAATCTGGTTCGCCAAAGTTTTCAAGCTCATAGTGAGAAGGACGGATAAACATGTTGGTAACAAAATGCGCCTGCCATGCTACTTCCATGATAAATCTTACTTTAAGTCTTGTATCTGCATTTGTTCCACAGAAAGCATCTACTACATAAATTTTCTTAGCTTCTGAAAGCTGAGTCATCACTAGTTCTTTACAAGACCCGAAAATTTCCGACGTTGTTGGTAAGTTTACTTTACCATCCCAGAAAATTGTATCTCTTGTAACATCATCCTGAACAATATATCTGTCTTTAGGTGAACGACCTGTGAAAATTCCTGTTTTTACTGATACCGCGCCCGATTCCGTAAGTTCCGCTTTCTCAAACCCCTGATTTTCAGGAGAAACTTCAGCCTGATATAATTCTTCATAAGAAGGATTACACACTACTTCATAGTTTCCTTTAATCCCTAATTTCTCTAAATCCTGGATGATTTTAGTGTTTTTCATTTTACTTATATTTTCTATTTCTTTATTGACTTCAACAAAAATAATATTAATTATTTGTTAAAGGTGGTTTAAATATACTGATATAAGTCAGAATGACAAATAAAAAAACAGACCTGTAAAATATTGATTATAAATCAATTAAATTTGACCATTCAAAAATAGTTGTAAAATCTTTCTCCCAAAAATAGTCTTTGAAGCCCCCAAATTTGGCACTCATCACAAAATCTCCGCCCCAAGCGCCCAAACTTTTGACAAATACAGGACAATCTGAGAACATTTTTTCTTTAACTGTAGGAATTTCAATAAAATCGGAGATTTTACGTTCATGAATCATCATTAATTCAGAAAAAGTTTCCAATTCATTGCATAATAAAATTTTCTTTGTGATTTCTGAAAATTCATCCACCAATTCCTGAGACTTCTTTTTCGATTTATAAAGATTGATTCCTTCCCTGCTATCTTGTTTCTGATTTAAGTGGATAAAGATCAATTCATTTTTAAAAGATGGATTAAAATCTGCTTTCTCATATTTAATCTCAGGTTTGCTCTGAAAAAGAACGGCAGATTTCTCTTTTGCGACAGCAATATCATAACCGCTGCCCCCTAAACTGATTGTATTTAAATGAAAAGGATCTATTTGCGCCCACTCTGCAAGATTGTTCATTAAAGTAGAACTGCTTCCTAGCCCAAAATCAGCGGGAAACTGGAGATTAGTTTTTAAAAGGTAAGTATAATCGTTTTTGAATTTTGTAGCAGAAAGCTGCTGAACATTCTTTAATGTCTTTAAAATGAATTCAGCGCTTGATGGAATATTGGTTTCGAGAATCTGCCAATTTTCATAATCAATGACAGCTTTTAACCAAGGTTTGTTTTGATGGAGGGCTTCCCAGAGAATCAAAGATTGGCTATCATCTTTCTCTTCAAAGAAAAACTCTTGTCCCAGCTTGGTTGGTACCGCTAAGACAAGAGCTCCATCGATTGCGAAATATTCTGAAGTAAGCATAAGCTTGCCCGGTGAAAATATCGCGTTCATATTGTATTAATTAGATGGCAGAAGCAGAATCTACTGAACTGTCAATTTTTTTGATCAATCCTTGAAGAGTTTTTCCTGGCCCTACTTCTATGAAGTTAGAGGCACCATCTTTAATCATATTCTGTACAGACTGAGTCCATTTTACGGGTCCAGTAAGCTGATCGATAAGATTTTGTTTGATCTCATCAGGATTTGTAACTGCTGTAGTGGTAATATTCTGGTATACAGGAATAGTAGCTTTTCTGAATTTCGTATTTTCGATAGCAGCAGCTAATCTTTCCTGAGCGGGCTGCATCAATGGTGAATGGAAAGCTCCGTTTACAGGTAACAATAAAGCTCTTTTTGCTCCAGCTTCTTTTAATCTTACACAAGCTTCTTCTACTGCAGAAGTTTCACCTGAGATGACCAATTGACCTGGGCAGTTATAGTTTGCCGGAACCACGATACCATTGATCTGCGCACAGATTTCTTCAACCTTAGCATCTTCTAGACCTAGAATAGCTGCCATTGAACTTGGATTTGCATCACAAGCTTCCTGCATCGCTTTAGCTCTTTCAGAAACCAATTTCAAGCCATCATCAAAAGATAAAACGCCGTTAGCTACTAATGCTGAGAACTCTCCTAAAGAGTGCCCTGCTACCATTTCAGCTCCAAGACCGTTTACTGCTTTTAATGCTGCTACTGAATGTATAAAAATTGAAGGCTGGGTAACCTCTGTTTTTTTAAGATCCGCATCCGTTCCGTTAAACATAATGGAAAGAATGTCGAAACCTAAAATTTCATTGGCAGATTCCATCAGATCTTTAATATCTTTTCTAGAATCATACAATTCTTGTCCCATTCCTACGAACTGAGAACCCTGCCCTGGAAATACAAGTGCTTTCATGTATTGAATTAAATATTATGCAAATATAACTATAATGTTAACAATATTCTTTTAAACGAAGATAAATCATTTAAGGTACCAACCTAATTACTCTGTAACCCGTGTTTACATAAGCTCCGTTGGCTTTAGATTTTACAAACTCAAATTTGGTGGCAAGCTGAGTCTGCACCTTATTCATTTGTTTGAAAATTTCTCCTTTTTTATTTTCTCTTGTCAACATATCATTAACAACATCAAAACCTACGATCGCATATTTTGGAGGAGTCTTGCAATATTTGCTCTTGTAAGCGGCTAGAATCTCTTTTTCAAAATTACCATCTGTATTGATCTTTCTGTCCATCAGATATACCAGGCTTGCCTGGCTCAAGTCGTCTACTTTCTTTTCGAAAACCGGAGAGTAGAACATACTAAATGCCTTTACCCCATGTACTTCTTTAGAAATAGCAATCATTCTGTTGGCAAAAGTTTCTCCCATTTCATCATTGGCTAAAACAGCGATAACCGGAGCAGATTGTCCTGTCATCATATTTTGATCTAATTGAATTTCTGCCGGAGAATTCACAATAACGATATTAGGATTTTTCACTGCTTTTTCAAGCCCTGATTTGATGTAGTTTGCATTTTCTTTTTTAGCGTCAGCTACTACATATATTTTTTGATCTGAATAAACTGCTTTTACTTCTTCTACAATTTTATCTGCATAGGTCTGATTATTCGTTTCAACAATAATCAAATTATTATAGTTGTATAATTCCGGTGTATTAGCAAATGGTGCTACGACAGGAATTTTTTGATTTTTAGTAAAATCTAGTACATCAATTACATTGGACTTAAAGAATGGCCCAATAATAAGATCTGTATTTTCCGGATTAATCTGTGTTAAAGAGTTTTTGAAAGAAGCTTCATTTCCAGAATCTACAATTTTGATATCCAGTTTTTGCCCTCCTCTTGCGTTTCTTTCAATAGCAAGCTTAGCTCCCGTTAAAAAGTCAAGAGCCATTCCTCTGTACTGTGTTTCATTAGTACTGTATCCGAAAGGAAGCATCAATACCACACTTAGTGCATCACCGCTTTTCTTAACGTATACCGGATCCTGCTTTTTGATTTTTAAAACCATTCCTGATTTCAATCCTTTGGAAAGATCGGGGTTAAGAGCGATTAATTCATCGATACTTACTCCAAACTTATTCACAATTGAGAATACAGTATCTCCTTGCTGAACAGTATAGGTAACATAGTCATCACCAACTACTACATTATTAGAAACTGTTGAAGATTTCTCATTCCCTGAATCCATTTTCGTTTTCGAATTGACTGGTTCAGCTACAGGTTCTGTATTTGATCTTTTTATTTTGATGGTATCACCAGGTTTTAAACCTTTTTCTTCCAATCCTGGATTTAGGGTATAAAGATCCTGTTGGCTGATTCCAAACTGTTTTGTAATTCTGTAATAATTATCTTTCGCCTGTATCACATAATTTTCGCCTTCTAATGCAGCTGTAGCTGTAATAGTTTCTGTTTTTTCTACAGGAGCTTCTACAGGTTTTGTGGCTGTTACAATGGGCTGATCACCACCATATTTTTTGATGCTGGCAAGAGGTAATGTGATCTCATCTCCAATTTTCATATGAGAATCCAATTCAGGGTTCAGCTTTCTCAGGTCTGTTTCAGAGATTCTGTATTGTTTTGTAATTCCATAGATGGTTTGCTTAGGCTGTAAAATAATTTTACCAACCGAAGTTCCCGCAATCGTACCTACTTTTTCAGGGACAACAGCTTTAGGAGCAACCTGAGTTACTGCTTTTTCTGTTTTTACGGTTAAAACATCTCCAATAGCCAACTTGCCATCTTTATGCTTAGGGTTTAGTTTCAGCAATTCATCTACAGTCATTCCATACTTCTTTGCAATGTTGTAAGGATTATCACCTTGTACAACGGTATGCGATTTTTGGGCTGAAACTCCCAAAACCATACATAAACTGGATAGAATAAAAAACCTCTTTATCATATTCGATAATTATAATTTACAAAAATACTTCTTTAAAATTAAATGGCAACAATTATTAATTTGGAATCTTGAACCACCATCTCTTCCAAACAATTTTCAAGCCATGCATAGCCTTCATCCGAAAAGAATACACTAAAATTAAAAACTCTTTCCTGCCACGTTTTAGAAGGGTGTACAGCTAAAAACAGATTTTCAAGTCTTTCCAGCAATTCGTTCTGCTTTATTTTTTCAGCATGAAGAAGACGTTTTTTCATCCTTTTAAATGATTTCAGCTGTCTCACTTCTTCTGCTTTTACCATATTCCCAAAGGATTTCTCAGTGGTTTCAGCAGATGCTCTTAATTCAGCAAAATTACTAACCAGTATATCTTCTTTCTTATCCAATAATTCTAAAATAGGATTATCTTTTAAAATCTTTTGATTGGTAATTACTGTAAAATTCTGGAAAAAATCTCCTATGTTAAGCTCCAGTTTCTCAATTTTCTTCAATGTTTTCTCTTTTAGGAAAAGCATAGAGTTTCTTGGAATCAAAATAGGGAAAGGAATATTGATTTTTGAAAAATAGTCTTTGAGCTCCAGCCAATACATAATTTCAGCATTTCCTCCGATATAGGCAAGATTGGGCATTACCTTTTCCTGATATACAGGACGCATTAATGCATTTGGACTGAATTTTTCAGGATGGTTTTCAAGTTCTGCAATGATCTCTTCTTCTGTGAATTGAATATTCGTATCTACAACAATATATTTCTGCCCGTTAAAATCAATTCTGTCTCTTGTTTCGGAAAGATAGAAAAGATTAATATCACGAGGGTTCACCTGAACTTTTCCATATTTCTCGGTCAGGAAATTGACTTTATCTTTTGAGTTTTTCTGTAAACTAAAATGAAGCAGCTCATCTTTAAAGACCTCTTTAATTTGTTCTTTAAGCTCTTTCGAATCCCCATCCAGCATCAATAATCCAAATTCTGAAAAAAGACGATTAACCAAAATCTGGATAGCCTGTGTCAAAGTATTTCCAATCTTATAGGCTTCTTTCAACATTAAAATCAATTCTGTTCCAAAAACAGAATCTTTGAATTCTTTTTCAAATTCAGAGATAAAGTAATTATCATTCATCTGAATCCTACCCACAGGGCCACCGGATTTCTCATTGATTTCATAATAATTATTCTCTGTCTTAAAGTGATTGATCTCTGCAAAGTCATGGTCTTCTGATGCCATCCAATATACCGGAACAAAATTAAAATCCGGAAAATGTTCTTTAAGATAGGTGCAGGTTTTAATGGTTTGCAAAATTTTATACACAAAAAAAACCGGACCGGAAAACAAATTCAGTTGATGGCCTGTTGTAATGGTAAAAGTATTGGGTTGCTTCAGATTTTCAAGATTATCTTTCTGTTTTGAAGAAAGATTAAGATCTGATAACTGTTGATCAAATACATTAAACAAGATATTCCTCTGCTCTGAAGAGAAAGAATCTTTCTTTAAGTGGATCTGCTGGCTGAAGTGCTCTACAGAAAATGTTTTATCTTCAAAACCCTCAATATTCTGATTCAAAAAATCTTTTACTAATTGAGGTATGCTTTCTATATCATTAAATGATATTTTGTTAATTGTTTTCAACCTGTATGTAGTTTTTAGTTGAACAAATACCACAAAATTCCAATATTCAATCTGAAATCATACACTGGATAATGTGGAAATGCATAAGCTTTGTTATTTGAAATAAAGGTTCCTATCTGTTGCCCTTCTATGAAAAAGAACATTTTTTTCACCTTCATATTAATATATAGATCAGCAATTGGCTGCCCTCCGATGGAGAATGAATTCGTGCCAGGAAGAACATATTCGTTAAGAACCGGAAAATACTCTCTGGAGTTAAATTTAGAGAAATAATATACTTTAAGTCCTGCCTGAATTTCTGCTGCTTTTTTAAATGCCTGCGTTTGGTAGAAGAAATTTGCTCTTCCCACAAAGCTTGGCATTGGAAGAAGATCTTTATTGGTTAATGCATTTTGGAACTGCAGTCTTGTATTCAAATGGAATTTACCATAGCTAAAAGTAGCATCCCCTCCTACCTGAGAAATACTCAATGAGTTTTCACTCTGCTTAGGAGCAGCATTGTTATCAAAATAAGTATAGTTATCAATTCTGAAGTAGTTGGCAAAAAGCTCTGTTTTAAACCATTTTAAATTGATACTTCCACCTAATTCCATCACTGATTGATTCTTTGCATTTTCAAGATAATAATTAAATTTATTATAAACTGAAGTATTCAATAAATAGTTGAATGATGGATAAGCACTTTGGAAATTCACTTTTGCATTCACAAAGTAGTCTTTTATGGGCTCAAACTTCAGATTATTGGTCGTTTTTAAATAACTTTTAAACTCGCTTCCGTTGGAGAACTCAAGGAATGAATTCAACTGTACTTTATCCCAAAGTTTCACCTCTAAATTCCCTACGGCTCCAATTCTGCTTTCTTTAAGCTCACCAGGAATAGGAACGTTATTAAGAACAACCATATCTCTTATCCCAAATTTAATCATCTGATAGCGAACCCCTGCATCTAATTTGAATTTTTCATTATTAAAAACCAAACTCAAAGTATTACTCAGATTGCTTGAATACTTTTTCGTTGTCCAAGGCATTCCATTCACTAACTCTGTAGGAGCCTTATACCAATATGTTTCTAGCGCATCTTGGTTATAGTAATATTTATTCCCTTGATGAGAAATTGTATGTCTGATACTGAAAGGAAATTTTTCAGCATCGAAAGGGGTAAACTGATGACTCAGATAATATCTTCTATAGGCAAATTGTGAACTTGTGGAAGATAAATTCACCTGTGCATTTTGTCTATTCTTATAGTTACTGTCTCCACTTTGGAATAGATTATCTTCAGTAATTCCACCACTTTCCTGATTGTTGACATTCTGATGAAGGTAGTGCGCAAAAAGCTCATACTTTCCAGTTTTTGAAACATAGTGTCCCGAGAATATGGTATTATTGTTCGCTGCTAATGAATTTCTGTAAAGACCTTGTGAACGAAGTCCCATATATTCAATTGCAAAGTTGAATCTTTTTCCGATATTTTGAGTATAGGTAGAATTTAGTGCCGCTCCGTTTCTCATCGCATTATGATAAATGAATGTGGCAGTAGGTGTTTTCACATCATAGTACTTTACATCATTTGCTCCCAAGATCAGATAAGATTTATTGGAAGGTAATAAAGATAAGTTCTGTTCTGCATTCACTTCAAATACAAGCGGATTGAATCCCGAACCAATATTGGCAGGTTGTATTCTTCCGAAGTTGTCTCTGTTATTATATTGTGAAAAGATATAAGTTTTATCAAAAGTCATTACCGTATCAAAAACTTTCTTTTCTGAAAATTGAGTTTGATACAGATAATCATTGATGGTAGGTTTAAAAATTATCAAGGAATCTTTCTTTCCGGAATCTATGACCAGAGTGTCTCCCGACTTTTTATTTTTTTGAGCTTCTTCTGTTGTAACAACTTGTGCATGGGCAGCGAAGCCGAAGAAAGTGATTATGAAAAGGATATACTTCATTATTCATTATTGTACAGCAAAAATAAGAAATAATAGTAAATAAAAAACCCCTGCTATATGCAGGGGTTCTATATATAATATGTTA contains:
- a CDS encoding LysM peptidoglycan-binding domain-containing protein translates to MIKRFFILSSLCMVLGVSAQKSHTVVQGDNPYNIAKKYGMTVDELLKLNPKHKDGKLAIGDVLTVKTEKAVTQVAPKAVVPEKVGTIAGTSVGKIILQPKQTIYGITKQYRISETDLRKLNPELDSHMKIGDEITLPLASIKKYGGDQPIVTATKPVEAPVEKTETITATAALEGENYVIQAKDNYYRITKQFGISQQDLYTLNPGLEEKGLKPGDTIKIKRSNTEPVAEPVNSKTKMDSGNEKSSTVSNNVVVGDDYVTYTVQQGDTVFSIVNKFGVSIDELIALNPDLSKGLKSGMVLKIKKQDPVYVKKSGDALSVVLMLPFGYSTNETQYRGMALDFLTGAKLAIERNARGGQKLDIKIVDSGNEASFKNSLTQINPENTDLIIGPFFKSNVIDVLDFTKNQKIPVVAPFANTPELYNYNNLIIVETNNQTYADKIVEEVKAVYSDQKIYVVADAKKENANYIKSGLEKAVKNPNIVIVNSPAEIQLDQNMMTGQSAPVIAVLANDEMGETFANRMIAISKEVHGVKAFSMFYSPVFEKKVDDLSQASLVYLMDRKINTDGNFEKEILAAYKSKYCKTPPKYAIVGFDVVNDMLTRENKKGEIFKQMNKVQTQLATKFEFVKSKANGAYVNTGYRVIRLVP
- the pckA gene encoding phosphoenolpyruvate carboxykinase (ATP); this encodes MKNTKIIQDLEKLGIKGNYEVVCNPSYEELYQAEVSPENQGFEKAELTESGAVSVKTGIFTGRSPKDRYIVQDDVTRDTIFWDGKVNLPTTSEIFGSCKELVMTQLSEAKKIYVVDAFCGTNADTRLKVRFIMEVAWQAHFVTNMFIRPSHYELENFGEPDFTVINGSKTTNPNWEAQGLNSENFVMFNLTEKLQIIGGTWYGGEMKKGMFAMMNYYLPLKGMASMHCSANVGEKGDVALFFGLSGTGKTTLSADPKRYLIGDDEHGWDNNGVFNYEGGCYAKVIDLSEEKEPDIFRAIKRDALLENVVVNNGQADYTDGSITENTRVSYPIYHINKIVLPSKAGHAKKIVYLSADAFGVLPPVSILNEDQAQYHFLCGYTSKLAGTERGITEPQPSFSPAFGEAFLTLHPTMYSKTLIGKMKEHGAKAYLVNTGWNGTGKRISLKDTRAIIDAIIDGSIDNAPKTQVPIMNLEIPTELPNVSTGILDPRDTYENTSEWEEKAKDLASRYIKNFEQYCGTEEGKRLIPSGPQLQEQTI
- a CDS encoding type II 3-dehydroquinate dehydratase; this translates as MKVLIINGPNLNLLGTREPEIYGNISMETYLENLKSEFHTHELSYYQSNIEGELINRLQEDDFDAVVINPGAFTHYSYAIADCLKNIRKPKIEVHISNIYKREEFRQKSVTAANTDAVLSGFGMDGYRLAILSLK
- the fabD gene encoding ACP S-malonyltransferase is translated as MKALVFPGQGSQFVGMGQELYDSRKDIKDLMESANEILGFDILSIMFNGTDADLKKTEVTQPSIFIHSVAALKAVNGLGAEMVAGHSLGEFSALVANGVLSFDDGLKLVSERAKAMQEACDANPSSMAAILGLEDAKVEEICAQINGIVVPANYNCPGQLVISGETSAVEEACVRLKEAGAKRALLLPVNGAFHSPLMQPAQERLAAAIENTKFRKATIPVYQNITTTAVTNPDEIKQNLIDQLTGPVKWTQSVQNMIKDGASNFIEVGPGKTLQGLIKKIDSSVDSASAI
- a CDS encoding putative porin gives rise to the protein MKYILFIITFFGFAAHAQVVTTEEAQKNKKSGDTLVIDSGKKDSLIIFKPTINDYLYQTQFSEKKVFDTVMTFDKTYIFSQYNNRDNFGRIQPANIGSGFNPLVFEVNAEQNLSLLPSNKSYLILGANDVKYYDVKTPTATFIYHNAMRNGAALNSTYTQNIGKRFNFAIEYMGLRSQGLYRNSLAANNNTIFSGHYVSKTGKYELFAHYLHQNVNNQESGGITEDNLFQSGDSNYKNRQNAQVNLSSTSSQFAYRRYYLSHQFTPFDAEKFPFSIRHTISHQGNKYYYNQDALETYWYKAPTELVNGMPWTTKKYSSNLSNTLSLVFNNEKFKLDAGVRYQMIKFGIRDMVVLNNVPIPGELKESRIGAVGNLEVKLWDKVQLNSFLEFSNGSEFKSYLKTTNNLKFEPIKDYFVNAKVNFQSAYPSFNYLLNTSVYNKFNYYLENAKNQSVMELGGSINLKWFKTELFANYFRIDNYTYFDNNAAPKQSENSLSISQVGGDATFSYGKFHLNTRLQFQNALTNKDLLPMPSFVGRANFFYQTQAFKKAAEIQAGLKVYYFSKFNSREYFPVLNEYVLPGTNSFSIGGQPIADLYINMKVKKMFFFIEGQQIGTFISNNKAYAFPHYPVYDFRLNIGILWYLFN
- the bshC gene encoding bacillithiol biosynthesis cysteine-adding enzyme BshC; translated protein: MKTINKISFNDIESIPQLVKDFLNQNIEGFEDKTFSVEHFSQQIHLKKDSFSSEQRNILFNVFDQQLSDLNLSSKQKDNLENLKQPNTFTITTGHQLNLFSGPVFFVYKILQTIKTCTYLKEHFPDFNFVPVYWMASEDHDFAEINHFKTENNYYEINEKSGGPVGRIQMNDNYFISEFEKEFKDSVFGTELILMLKEAYKIGNTLTQAIQILVNRLFSEFGLLMLDGDSKELKEQIKEVFKDELLHFSLQKNSKDKVNFLTEKYGKVQVNPRDINLFYLSETRDRIDFNGQKYIVVDTNIQFTEEEIIAELENHPEKFSPNALMRPVYQEKVMPNLAYIGGNAEIMYWLELKDYFSKINIPFPILIPRNSMLFLKEKTLKKIEKLELNIGDFFQNFTVITNQKILKDNPILELLDKKEDILVSNFAELRASAETTEKSFGNMVKAEEVRQLKSFKRMKKRLLHAEKIKQNELLERLENLFLAVHPSKTWQERVFNFSVFFSDEGYAWLENCLEEMVVQDSKLIIVAI
- a CDS encoding TonB-dependent receptor plug domain-containing protein: MISKNLFNSKIWIPSVAAFFLGVVSVNGQNSKPKKDTLREKEIDEVVVVAYGKAKRNSYTGSVATISSDKINNRPVTNVTKALEGQVPGIQVTGASGQPGATATIRIRGVGSVSASSEPLYVVDGIPFDGNINGISPNDIESISVLKDATASALYGSRGANGIIIVTTKSGKKGEARVNFNISQGFSGRAVKDYEQVNTDQYFQLYWEAMRNGYQSGSISAQQAAQMATDNIISNLGINPYGANYPKPIGTDGKLLPGARALWNDDWRDVLQRVASRNQVDLDISGGSEKSNYFFSLGYLDDKGMAIESGFKRYNTRLKINSEVKKWLNVGVNLSYTNSIQQAPSSSDSKASNIIQAARAIPSFYPYLKEILTVLTY
- a CDS encoding GYDIA family GHMP kinase: MNAIFSPGKLMLTSEYFAIDGALVLAVPTKLGQEFFFEEKDDSQSLILWEALHQNKPWLKAVIDYENWQILETNIPSSAEFILKTLKNVQQLSATKFKNDYTYLLKTNLQFPADFGLGSSSTLMNNLAEWAQIDPFHLNTISLGGSGYDIAVAKEKSAVLFQSKPEIKYEKADFNPSFKNELIFIHLNQKQDSREGINLYKSKKKSQELVDEFSEITKKILLCNELETFSELMMIHERKISDFIEIPTVKEKMFSDCPVFVKSLGAWGGDFVMSAKFGGFKDYFWEKDFTTIFEWSNLIDL